gcagcacacgtgccaagcatgctggaagatgaacagtcatgctagctggagcactacaggacaaaacaggacaactggccatacggttaactcgcgactggatctcgcgacttagtcaagccgcgaggtcaagccgcgagccacccctgttttgtaaaacctgacgtttcacattcctctcccactccagtataaataccccttttacccacgattgaaagagagcttccagagagaattttgagagagaaaccctaaagaaaaacaagattgtttcacccacaatctatacctcagagtctcttcaaattcctctactctcttcctctccattgtcaaatccttgagaggcattataccaaacctggttctcaccatcatcatcactgtgagacagttgtttggatttctgggaagcagttaggaaggaaccaatcttcattggttgatgctacggtctagtagcggaatccgggaagctagaaaagaaaaaggttcggcgcaacctcgttggagcaagaagcttggagggcttaggtgcactgggtagattaggcttggagggtctattgctgtccttgtatcccaactgtattttctagtggattgtttaccgcttggagggcggcggagaggttttacgccgagggcttcgatttcctcttcgataacacatcgcgtgttgtctttgtgtttgaatcttccttcctctctatctttgcctttttattatctgctgtggttttatctttgttatggcttagatagtctttaaccaatttcgtattatagcatatgttaagtttccgcacactagttgtttgacatattacttgaattggttaagttgtaatttgggggtctaaacgtttaaaggtgttttgtacacgtttttgcaCTTTcagcaatatcaaaagcccaacttacgttggcaatatcaaaagcccaacttatgttgacactatttaaaactcaattttcattggcaacatcaacgaccaattctcattggcaacatcaaaagcccaacttgcgttggcactatttaaagcccaattctcattggcaaatATCAAatctcaattctcattggcaatatcaaaagcccaacttgcgttggcactattaaaaacccaagctaactacttagcactattctatcaaaagcccaaggttATTAAATACTCggaaaatactatatcataattatttcacttaaaagtctGATAATAAACAATACTTTAAATTCTTAAAcatattattacaatattacaaactcatggaatttatgaattatctattctcaaaaCCCATGATAATCATCttgtaaaagcccatggaaagttatgattgtTAGACCCATGACATATATCTATTGTTATAAACCCATGAAATACATGGACATCATTTGCATCGCAACATCCATAATGTACGCCTTCGACACTCATGGTAAACATTCAAACCCACAAGATCATCATTTAAGTTATGATGCGATTATTAGAAACCATGAACATTATTGCAACATGGAATTCATCAAAGTAAATAGTATTtacaaaagtattttgaaacttgtccTATTGTTTCAAGCGTTACAACTAATTGCTCAAAGGCCCATTGCAAGTAtttatgaaaaacccaaaaatatttactaataaaattcCATGAGGAATGAAAGCCCATGACAACATCTACACACAACCCAATCCATGTGagcaagcccaagcaaaaaacacaAGCAACTAACCAAAAGGCAACTAGAGACTCATACAAAGGGAACCAAGCCTTTGAGAATGGACTAAGggttgtcccatcagttttctGCCACCCTCTACCTGACGTGAACAGTGCCCAAGGGCTGTCATATCAGTTGAAGTCAAAAGGATGAAGGAactccatcatcttcctcaagactACACCTCCAGCGGAAGGGGAGctgaaaccaaattatccaaacttcaacaaattgatgctataattgttaaaaacgatcaagacatgattcatgtaccaagcccatgaatcctaaaggggaaaatttgggaacatgtggtATGGAGGGCATACAGTGATCTCCAGCGGAACCCCCTGAAGTAGACTAGAACTTGACACCTGGCTTAGGATGTTGAAATCTTACTTCTTGGGGGACCAAATCTCAGTTTGCAGCATTAGAATTCATTCTTGATACACAATAATTAAGCTCAGCCCTGAAAATCTTGGCACTTAATGCAAAAAGTTAtaaaatcccatcattacccaaagaagcaagaCAACCCCTCAAAGTGGATTTTCCTACTTCTGATTAAAAATCTCAGGAAAGTTAAACCTTGATTTCGTCACCCTTGATGAGTCATGCATTTTTGGATTCTTGTCAATCAATGCTTCtctaaaactccattataaaaacgTACACACTCAGCCCACTGGGGGAGGAGAAGCCTCTTTAAGAACTTCTGTCATTGACTACATTCTGCAAAAATTCAACCCCTTTTAAGCTTTCTTTAAGCTCCCCAAGCTCTCTTGAGCTCACTCACAACCTTTCTCAGCCTATAGTCACCATAACACCAACATCCACCACCTTGCTTACACCTTCCTACTCCATAAACGTCCCATAACCGATCAAGACAGCCACTCCCTCTGAAACCCTTGGTTTATTTACTACTTTGCTCGTGGTTTAGCTTTCCTTAAGCTCGCCACTCATCATCTTCAGCCTACCCTCGTCTAATCCCAGATATTCTTCCCACCCCTCTACACAACCACAGCTCAAAAATGTCCTCCAACTAGACACAAATAGCCCATTACTCACAAAAAGCTTCAATCTCAGTGTTAATCCCATCTCACTCACTCAAAATAGCCCACGTTcacctcattcatgccttataattatacactcaccaaaatcttagtttaatacttgctgCATTGAGCTGGggatctttctctcccttcattccatcctatttttcctcttttatttgtaattatggAGACTTTAatcattgtttattattattattattatgaaggatataatgtaTTGGTAACAATTGAAATTTTCCCTCACATTAATGTAATGGTGGTTGAAAGTACTATAATTTCCCTTGATCAAGACACACAAGGACTCCTAGGAGTAAATactttcctaaatttatttaatcattgatTGCTGGACTCTAAGTATAATTTCACCCCTACCGCTAGAGATAATACCGTACCATTAGAGgactgatttgaactatgatgtcgtaaaaagactaataatataacaaactaacaatacTAACGTGTTTATTGGgctttattgttgtcttcttgttagGGTGCAGCCTCTATCTCTTGCTTGGGCGGACTTACACCATACCGATAgcttttgggctttatttcaagggccCATCGTTGAGTTTTGGCTTGGCTATCCCATATTCTATTTGGGAATATGAAAAATTTCTCCATCAACAGTTTTCAACAACTATCATGcaaagatttcaaaataagaaaatttgtagaataaaattgtaagactttatgTACTTGTATGTGTATTTTGGTTAATATATgaagttatctttttattaaattttggtcaataGTGACCACCCTGAAATATATTCCTGGAACCACCATCGATGtggttataaaaaaataagggcccgtttggtatatTATTCTAGTAACGTTATTTAAGTGTTGAGGAAATACGTGTAGATAAAAAATGTATTATGGAAATATATgttgtattgtttaaacaatgaaaactattgtttaaataatactaaCAAACAGCTCCTAATTCATTCAGAATCACCGGAATCATCTTTAAACGCATCTTTACTTCAATTTTTTGTAACTACTAGTACAAAACCCGTTTCTCAATAATAGAAtccaaccaatgaaccaaataAGGTTAAAATAGGCGTTGATAAGATATTAAACTTCAAACAAACTTCCAAGAAGTTAAACGGGAAAGAGAAAATGTAAGCGGACTTAAAACCAAATAATTAAGCAGCCACCACCAactattttctatatttttttttttgagctagAAGATTGACTCTACAAAGTCTGAGTCACCCCCAACTTGAACCTGTTTTAAATACTAATTTGCAGCCACTTCCTAGCTAGTCCAAAATTAGGCCATCATGCATGACTGTGAATTTTGACGATGCAATAAATTTAAGTGAAGCTTCCTTCAAGTGCATCGCATGTAACACATATCCAAGTGGTTTTGTAAAGGCATTCGAATTTCCAGAGCGGGgttgttgcaacttgcaagacCATTTTTGGTAGGTAAGAACTTTTTTCTTACAATGCCTTTGAATAGacatctttttatatatatatatatatatatatatacttttttcttACAATGCCTTTGAATAGacctctttttatatatatatatatatatatatataaatgataataATCTTTGTAGATAATGATAAATGGATGGACGAATGGATGgatttgtgatatttttttttaagtttgtgtttgagattgcttaaaaattcagttttttatttattttattatttaacttatttttgatactatttatgaattatgagttctattatattttttgatattatttatgagtcttaCTATATCACTTCAATtatcttttaactttatttataatattttcaacaaaaaaatttcaattgcatccaaataaataatttctaacGCTAAATATATAATAGACATTCAAACTTGGGTTCTTTATTAAACTACGCGAGGCTTGGGAGTTGGACTACACGTGAATGAACCCACGTGTAAAACAGAAGAAAAGACAAATGGGAGGCCAGAAGAACAATATATTGGGCAACTATAAATATAGAGGTTAACCGAACAGACCTCTCTCATCTCATCTTTCGGCCAAAGCAATTATTGCGAGAGACATCTCTATCCTCTCTTTCCACCCAAATATCTCATTGTCTTTCCCTCTAAAAGTCCCATATCTAAAATGGACTACTCCTTTCTACAATACTTCAACACAAACCTAGTTGGCCTCCTTGCcatacttttcttttcctatgTTATACTAAGAAGATTGAGAGCTCCCAAAGCTCGAAAAGCACCAGAAGCAGCCGGTGGATGGCCTCTAATAGGTCATCTCCGCTTATTAGCAGGAGGTTCTCAACTTCCCCACATGACATTGGGAGCCTTAGCTGACAAGTATGGACCAGCATTCACCATTCGAGTTGGGGTGCACCCAGCTTTGGTGATCAGTACTAGCGAGTTAGCCAAAGAATGCTTCACCACCAATGATGTTTCCCTTTGTTCTCGACCCAAAATAATTAGTGGGAAACATTTTGGTTACAACTATGCCATGTTAGCTTTCACTTCCTATGGTCCTTACTGGCGTGAAATACGCAAGATTACCTCTTTAGAGCTACTCTCAACTCGCAGGCTTGAACTACTCAAAGGTGTCAAAGCCTCGGAGATGGAGACCTCTTTGAAGGAGCTATATAAGTTTtgggaagagaaaaaaagtgGCAATAAAGACCATGTTTTGGTGGACATGAAGCAATGGTTTGGGGACCTAAGTCTCAATGTGATTCTTAGAATGGTTGCTGGAAAGAGGTACTATGGTACTAGTGCTGCGAGTGATGAGGCTCGGAGGTGTCATGAGGCATTGAGAGAGTTCTTTCATTTGGCTGGGCTTTTTGTGGTTGGGGATGCTATTCCTTACCTTGGGTGGTTGGATTTGGGTGGGTATGAGAAGGCCATGAAGAAAACAGCAAAAGAGTTGGATGGTATAGTTACAGAGTGGTTGGAAGAGCACAAGGAGAAGAAAGCTTCAGGTGAAGCAAAACTAGGAGAGCAAGATTTCATGGATGTCATGTTGTCTATCCTTAATGGAGCTAACCTTGGTGGTTTTGATGCTGATACTGTCACCAAAGCCACATGCTTGGTAAGCACTactcatcattttttatttatttttgttattattatttttaatttaaaatttgtgcATAAGCCAAATAAACTTAATAATATTACTAATAAGTTTTGACAATCTTTTGGGTATCAGTTTGGgtagacaaaaaaaatatttttttctttttgtcacgGTTATTGTATGATATAGACTTCTAAGTTATTTTGGAAACAAATTAGATTCTAGGTGTCTGTTaaacatttaatataaaaattataaaaaattatatattttgataatcactatacaaataaattatagaaGAACTGAGGTGTCTAAACAGacttttaattattgattttttgttgcTCTATCTTGACATGGAGATTGCATTTTGCAGAGTATGATTGCAGGAGGCAGTGACTCAACCACAGGTACTTTGACATGGGCTCTTTCACTATTGTTGAACAACCGCCATGTTCTAAGAAAAGCTCAAGAAGAACTGGATATCCATGTGGGGAAAGGAAGACTTGTAAATGAATCCGATATCAATAAGCTGGACTACCTCCAAGCCATTGTTAAAGAGACACTTCGATTATACCCAGCTGCACCACTTCTAGGACTACGTGAATTCGCTGAGGATAGTACCATAGGTGGCTACCATGTTACCAAAGGCACTCGATTAATGGTGAATCTTTGGAAGATTCAAACAGACCCTCGTATATGGTCCGAACCACTTGAGTTCAAGCCAGAGAGATTTCTAACGACCCACAAGGATATCGATCTTAAGGGCCACCATTTTGAGTTCCTTCCATTTGGTAGTGGTAGAAGAGCTTGTCCTGGACTGGCTTTTGGTCTTCAAATGACAAGCTTAGCATTAGCTAGTTTGCTACATGCTTTTGAAATCTCTGCTTCATCAAATGAATTGGTTGATATGACTGGGAGCTTAGGGCTTACAAACTTCAAAGCTACACCACTTGATGTTCTCGTCAAACCACGCTTGCCTTCATTCTTTGATGCATAAAGAATAATCTATCACATCAAATAATAGAGCTATTATGGTTTGGTGAGGGATTGCATCAGAATTTAGTTATGTTTGATTTGTATTGGTTATGGAGTAATAATAATTTAAGAGTCCCATGTGCTTTCTGTTGTACTCCAATTTCTGTTAATGAAATATCagtttccttttcaaaaaaaaaaaaaaaaaaaaaaaaaaatatatatatatatatatatataaataagaggCTTGCTGCTGTAAAACTCATTGCCGAGCATGATGTATGATTCAATAAATTCTTACTCCTTAAAATTTTGCCCTCTTCCTCCTGGCTTTTGTTGCATAATCTCCCCTCCGAAATTATTATAGACTTGCTTATTAGAggaaataatattgttttactCAATTTGAAGCACTAGTAGTTAAGAGTATTAATGTTGCTCATTTTGCACTTCTTGATGTTTTCAACCTAAACATTTAAGATTCAAATATCTTTTATcccaaatattaaatataaaaaattatttaaaaaaaactcaaaatattagtgtggggcccaacaatttatgggccaggccaacttattcatggggagccctaaggcccaagctGAAGAAGGTTATAGTCCAAACTCAATAACGTAAAGTacaaattggcccggagaagcagccgaggacagtgcagtcctcggctgacccaaagctccaccaagaagaggggcaaaaacggtatagggacaaacttgaaagaaaatctaaaatatctaggaaaggctgcccttactaccttccccatacatagctctgcacctaacagagccgtattctttagctttattaaccactcccaacaactttggtcttagactgacgggacaagtatcagtcttggaaaggtcgactctacacgtggacgaaggaaagtgaacgcaggctagtataaaagaaaaaataagtaatctggagGAGGGGCTGGGAAGACTGGCCAAAAAGGAAGGGCCTCCCAATCCACCTCCAAGAGAAAGACTCCAAATGTGAAGACACCTCAATCACATATGagcaccacaaaaacccaccgctgggtaaccgaggcctagcctttcgaacccactctctacaaatgatattgtctgggcccatTCATGCGCGAACCCAATACTACTGCAGTTCGTTGCGGaacgtgtccttacaattagtGTATAGCTTAAATTAAACAAGATTGTAACTTtaaattataactaattttataattaaattttgtcatttataTATTTCACGACAAAAGATACACAccagaggaaaaaaataaaataaaaattggttcaCTCTTTAAAAAGTGgatccaaataccaaaataataataataataataataataataataataataataaacaatagtGCCACACATCACAACAGACAACAATTGATTGTCAGTTGCAATTACATGGctcactatttttatttttatttaactacTGACAATTTATCAggtaaaataattataacaaaatgtatgatattataaattttaaaaaaagatccaactaggaaatttttatgaaaaattgaaaacaatgtaaaatttaaaaaaagttaacagcttttcattttttataaaaaaaatttaaaagtagtTTATTAATGTATGAGGATATGttagtaaaatccaaaaaaagaaaagaaaaaaagaaatctagtAATGTAGAAGTCACTCTCCGTTATCTACCAAGAAGtctggcaaaaaaaaaaaaaaaaatcaaccaaggACGAACTGATATTGGACAGGTGTCCAAGGTATTATGGAAAATCCTGAAGTGAGTTAACAGACATGTTCAATTATCTCCTTGCTTTTGGTGGGAGCCGCTCAGCCCGTCTATTTGGCGTGTTTTACTGAGTTTTGCAGACAGTATAgaataataa
This DNA window, taken from Quercus robur chromosome 2, dhQueRobu3.1, whole genome shotgun sequence, encodes the following:
- the LOC126712129 gene encoding cytochrome P450 CYP82D47-like gives rise to the protein MDYSFLQYFNTNLVGLLAILFFSYVILRRLRAPKARKAPEAAGGWPLIGHLRLLAGGSQLPHMTLGALADKYGPAFTIRVGVHPALVISTSELAKECFTTNDVSLCSRPKIISGKHFGYNYAMLAFTSYGPYWREIRKITSLELLSTRRLELLKGVKASEMETSLKELYKFWEEKKSGNKDHVLVDMKQWFGDLSLNVILRMVAGKRYYGTSAASDEARRCHEALREFFHLAGLFVVGDAIPYLGWLDLGGYEKAMKKTAKELDGIVTEWLEEHKEKKASGEAKLGEQDFMDVMLSILNGANLGGFDADTVTKATCLSMIAGGSDSTTGTLTWALSLLLNNRHVLRKAQEELDIHVGKGRLVNESDINKLDYLQAIVKETLRLYPAAPLLGLREFAEDSTIGGYHVTKGTRLMVNLWKIQTDPRIWSEPLEFKPERFLTTHKDIDLKGHHFEFLPFGSGRRACPGLAFGLQMTSLALASLLHAFEISASSNELVDMTGSLGLTNFKATPLDVLVKPRLPSFFDA